A genomic window from Candidatus Nitrosoglobus terrae includes:
- a CDS encoding DUF2130 domain-containing protein, with product MSLEKGTINCPKCSTEINVDTMLRHQLEREISNTYKAQWDQERQAYEKKVADLNQTRTELEAQKQQLDTTIQANVSKQLQLEKQKIETELRKTMADETADSTRSLQEELTKKTEQVKELNKAKADISKLMREKDELRSEIESEAERKLTEALQNEREKIQKALESNIELKLLEKEKLITQLTDQLKEAHRKAEQGSVQAQGEAQEIAIEKWLSEEFPFDTVEEVKKGARGADCIHRVNTQRCQNVGAIYYESKRTKEFQPSWIAKFKDDLRANGATFGVIVTETMPKDMERLGQKEGIWICTYEEFKGLSRVLRESVIQLHTAFAFQENKGDKMSMIYDYITSTEFRLQIEAIVEGFSQLQSGLANEKRQMETLWKKREKEIERVLQSTTHMYGAIRGIAGNAVQTVPQLEFNDSLIP from the coding sequence ATGAGTCTTGAAAAAGGAACTATCAACTGCCCTAAGTGCAGCACTGAGATTAATGTGGATACCATGCTCCGCCATCAATTGGAAAGGGAGATTTCCAACACTTATAAAGCGCAATGGGATCAAGAACGCCAAGCGTATGAAAAAAAAGTAGCTGATCTAAATCAAACCCGAACTGAGCTTGAAGCGCAAAAACAGCAGCTAGACACCACTATTCAGGCAAATGTCAGTAAACAGCTCCAGCTAGAAAAACAAAAGATTGAAACTGAACTAAGAAAGACAATGGCTGATGAAACCGCAGATTCAACTAGAAGCCTTCAAGAAGAGCTGACTAAAAAGACCGAGCAGGTAAAGGAACTTAATAAAGCAAAGGCGGATATTTCCAAACTGATGCGAGAAAAAGACGAATTAAGAAGCGAGATTGAATCTGAGGCTGAGAGAAAACTTACCGAAGCGCTCCAAAATGAACGAGAGAAGATCCAGAAAGCCCTAGAATCAAACATAGAGTTAAAGCTCCTAGAGAAAGAAAAACTCATCACCCAACTCACCGATCAGCTCAAAGAGGCCCATAGAAAAGCCGAACAAGGATCAGTACAAGCTCAAGGAGAAGCTCAAGAAATTGCCATTGAAAAGTGGCTGAGTGAAGAATTTCCTTTTGATACGGTTGAAGAAGTCAAAAAAGGTGCCCGAGGGGCTGACTGCATTCACAGAGTCAATACTCAGCGATGCCAAAACGTAGGCGCTATTTATTATGAAAGTAAACGGACTAAAGAGTTTCAACCCAGCTGGATCGCCAAGTTTAAAGATGATTTACGGGCTAACGGGGCTACATTTGGCGTTATTGTCACTGAAACCATGCCCAAAGATATGGAAAGATTAGGGCAAAAAGAAGGGATTTGGATTTGCACCTATGAGGAATTTAAAGGACTGTCCCGCGTCCTTCGAGAATCAGTCATCCAATTACATACTGCGTTCGCCTTCCAAGAAAATAAGGGCGATAAAATGAGTATGATTTATGATTACATTACCAGCACTGAATTTCGCCTACAGATTGAAGCCATTGTAGAAGGATTTAGCCAACTGCAATCAGGTTTAGCAAACGAGAAGCGGCAAATGGAAACTCTGTGGAAGAAACGGGAAAAGGAGATCGAACGCGTACTGCAAAGTACTACTCATATGTACGGCGCTATTCGGGGCATTGCCGGTAATGCGGTTCAGACAGTCCCTCAACTTGAGTTTAACGATAGTCTTATACCCTAA
- a CDS encoding MAPEG family protein, protein MNPSEYLIFACTAMVILTFAVGMRLLQLRMSEMARTGVPLQNLAHRHQASEHLKDTRALDNFSNLFEVPVLFYALCAIALATSHIPNWLPSLAWLFVILRVVHSLIHCTYNNVMHRFLLFMLGFLLLTAMWVAFAISINLS, encoded by the coding sequence ATGAATCCAAGTGAATATCTTATTTTTGCCTGTACGGCTATGGTCATACTCACCTTTGCCGTAGGGATGCGCCTATTACAGTTACGTATGTCAGAAATGGCTAGAACGGGCGTACCGCTGCAAAATCTTGCCCATCGGCATCAAGCCTCAGAACATCTAAAAGATACCCGAGCATTGGATAATTTTTCCAACTTGTTTGAGGTACCGGTGCTCTTTTATGCGCTTTGTGCCATAGCCCTTGCAACTAGTCACATTCCAAATTGGCTCCCATCACTGGCATGGCTCTTTGTTATTTTGCGGGTAGTTCATAGCCTTATTCACTGTACTTATAATAACGTCATGCATCGCTTTCTGCTCTTTATGCTGGGATTCTTATTACTCACGGCCATGTGGGTAGCGTTTGCAATTAGTATCAATCTTAGTTAA
- a CDS encoding phosphatidylserine decarboxylase, with the protein METHKSYGRLRWNPVSAREAQHLDKQGASSPALQESKFLQNLPLPSTVYDPKQPITKKLKDLINNYAYGGAFQSTISTVCQQRIPELDRIHNLYQFYYYIDTLATWMPGLRVWEWQDNIYHERTDYLRLTQFYYYFNQPELVALQSPVDPATGANLTPLSLWLREFAVEWGQFLDTPESAKYLESYKFGPEYAYQDYNGGENGIKNYKTFNEWFSRTFKDIDRQRPVAQPDDPRIIAFPAESTFVGQWAITTPAGEPMPAESSIVVKHIEWPIPELLKDSAYARDFEGGIFVHSFLNVYDYHRQHAPASGKILEAKFIPGQVYLDVKLEVLDTAEERANVNSNLASVVNPCRYLDAQDATGYQFVQCRGLFVLETAIGKIAILPIGMAQVSSVVFVKPGTQELIRLTEEERKGKSYDEQVALINQKARKEVVGKTVSKGEMISAFLFGGSDIVMVFQRQSNVNITTTTGVHYPVRSQYAYSNIAQLLKF; encoded by the coding sequence ATGGAGACACATAAAAGTTATGGCCGCTTAAGATGGAATCCAGTATCAGCACGGGAAGCCCAGCATTTAGACAAGCAAGGCGCTTCATCACCGGCATTGCAAGAGTCGAAGTTTCTTCAGAATCTACCCCTACCAAGTACAGTGTACGATCCTAAACAGCCGATCACGAAAAAACTCAAGGATCTTATCAACAATTACGCTTACGGAGGAGCTTTTCAAAGTACAATCTCGACGGTATGCCAACAACGGATACCCGAACTTGATCGAATACACAACCTCTATCAATTTTATTACTACATCGACACGTTAGCGACATGGATGCCTGGGCTTCGAGTCTGGGAGTGGCAAGATAATATCTACCATGAGCGTACCGATTACCTTCGCCTTACACAGTTTTACTACTATTTTAATCAGCCCGAACTCGTTGCGCTGCAAAGCCCGGTTGATCCCGCTACAGGCGCGAATTTAACCCCCCTATCCCTCTGGCTTAGGGAATTTGCCGTCGAATGGGGCCAGTTCCTCGATACCCCAGAGTCGGCTAAATACCTTGAAAGCTACAAATTTGGCCCAGAGTATGCCTATCAAGACTATAACGGCGGTGAAAATGGAATCAAAAACTATAAGACTTTTAACGAGTGGTTTTCACGAACGTTCAAGGATATCGACCGGCAACGACCAGTCGCTCAGCCAGACGATCCTCGAATAATTGCTTTCCCCGCTGAGTCGACCTTTGTCGGTCAATGGGCCATCACCACGCCAGCCGGTGAACCCATGCCGGCGGAGTCATCCATCGTAGTAAAACACATCGAATGGCCTATTCCGGAGTTACTGAAAGATTCAGCCTATGCGCGCGATTTTGAGGGTGGGATTTTTGTCCATAGTTTTCTCAATGTCTACGATTATCATCGGCAACATGCACCTGCCTCAGGCAAAATACTGGAAGCTAAGTTCATTCCGGGACAAGTCTATCTGGATGTTAAACTTGAAGTACTCGATACTGCTGAGGAACGGGCTAACGTAAATTCAAATCTAGCTAGCGTAGTAAACCCGTGCCGGTACTTAGATGCCCAAGATGCTACGGGCTATCAGTTCGTACAATGCCGTGGGCTGTTCGTTCTGGAAACGGCCATCGGAAAAATTGCTATCCTTCCTATAGGCATGGCGCAGGTATCGTCTGTTGTGTTTGTAAAACCGGGTACTCAAGAGCTTATTCGCCTGACCGAAGAAGAACGGAAAGGAAAATCCTACGACGAACAGGTAGCGCTAATCAACCAGAAAGCGCGTAAAGAAGTGGTAGGAAAAACAGTTTCTAAGGGTGAGATGATCTCAGCGTTCCTTTTCGGTGGCTCCGATATCGTGATGGTATTTCAGCGCCAATCCAATGTGAACATCACTACCACCACCGGTGTCCACTACCCAGTTCGAAGTCAATATGCTTACTCAAATATTGCTCAGCTACTGAAATTTTAA
- a CDS encoding sugar O-acetyltransferase codes for MTAKEKCKQGLLYNASHDEELINERKTCKSLCQQFNQTQYSESEERVQLIKKILNKTKNNFLIEQSFWCDYGYNIEIGENFYSNHNLVILDCAEVKFGDNVFIGPNCSFYTANHPINIKQRNAGLEYAQPITIGNNVWLGGNVTVLPGVTIGDNTVIGAGSVVTKDIPNNVIAVGNPCKILKEIIE; via the coding sequence ATGACAGCAAAAGAAAAGTGCAAACAAGGACTTTTATATAACGCCAGCCATGACGAAGAATTAATCAATGAACGTAAAACTTGCAAAAGTTTATGCCAGCAGTTTAATCAAACTCAATACTCGGAATCAGAGGAAAGAGTTCAGCTCATTAAGAAAATATTAAACAAAACGAAAAATAACTTTCTGATTGAACAGTCTTTTTGGTGTGATTACGGTTATAACATAGAGATAGGGGAAAATTTTTACTCAAACCATAATTTAGTCATTTTAGACTGCGCCGAGGTGAAATTTGGCGATAACGTATTTATAGGACCTAATTGTAGTTTTTATACAGCAAATCATCCCATCAATATAAAACAGAGAAACGCAGGGCTTGAATACGCACAACCCATTACCATCGGTAATAATGTTTGGTTGGGCGGAAATGTGACCGTTCTGCCGGGGGTGACTATTGGAGACAATACGGTAATAGGCGCTGGAAGTGTTGTCACTAAAGATATTCCTAACAATGTAATCGCTGTAGGCAATCCGTGTAAAATCCTAAAAGAAATTATTGAATAG
- a CDS encoding arsenite methyltransferase, with protein sequence MKSEQETKAMVRQKYSEIALQDKETNAVSCCGAGSCSTEVYTIMSEDYNNLNGYNPDADLGLGCGLPTQFAKIKKGDTVIDLGSGAGNDCFVARAEAGETGKIIGIDFTEAMIAKARANVEKLGFNNVEFRQGDIENMPITANTADVIVSNCVLNLVPNKPAVFAEIFRVLKPGGHFSISDIVLTGELPEKIKNAAEMYVGCVTSAIDKDKYLSYITKSGFTNMAIQKDKPIIIPDDILKNYLSNEEIAAYTSNETVIRSITVYAEKPAGCCTPNSGGC encoded by the coding sequence ATGAAATCAGAACAAGAAACCAAAGCAATGGTCAGGCAAAAATACAGTGAAATCGCCTTACAAGACAAAGAAACTAACGCTGTCTCTTGCTGCGGGGCGGGTAGTTGCAGTACCGAAGTCTATACCATTATGAGCGAAGACTATAATAATTTAAATGGCTACAATCCCGATGCAGATTTGGGTTTAGGCTGTGGTTTGCCCACTCAATTTGCAAAAATTAAGAAAGGCGATACTGTCATTGATTTGGGAAGCGGGGCTGGCAACGATTGTTTTGTAGCCAGAGCCGAAGCAGGTGAAACGGGAAAGATCATTGGGATCGACTTTACAGAAGCCATGATTGCTAAGGCGCGTGCTAATGTGGAGAAATTAGGCTTCAACAATGTTGAATTTCGTCAGGGTGATATTGAAAACATGCCGATAACAGCTAATACGGCTGATGTCATTGTAAGCAACTGTGTGTTAAATCTTGTTCCCAACAAACCAGCGGTTTTTGCAGAAATTTTTAGAGTATTAAAACCGGGCGGGCATTTTAGTATTTCAGATATTGTATTAACCGGTGAATTACCCGAAAAAATTAAAAACGCTGCTGAAATGTATGTTGGTTGTGTTACCAGTGCGATAGATAAGGATAAATATTTAAGCTACATTACAAAATCAGGCTTTACCAATATGGCTATTCAGAAAGATAAGCCCATCATTATTCCAGACGATATTTTGAAAAATTACCTAAGTAATGAAGAAATAGCCGCCTATACATCAAACGAAACAGTCATCAGAAGTATAACGGTTTATGCTGAAAAACCCGCAGGCTGTTGCACACCCAATTCGGGGGGATGTTAA
- a CDS encoding ArsR/SmtB family transcription factor translates to MGATKTDHYTDRQNQIATIAKALGHPARVAIIEYLLKVNACICSDIVDELPLAQPTISQHLKELKNAGLIKGNIEGNAICYCIDETTFKILKNYFSNIITAVTQQKQCC, encoded by the coding sequence ATGGGAGCAACAAAAACAGATCACTATACAGACCGACAAAATCAAATTGCGACCATTGCAAAAGCTTTAGGACATCCAGCAAGAGTTGCCATTATTGAATATTTATTGAAAGTAAATGCTTGTATTTGTAGTGATATTGTAGATGAACTCCCACTGGCCCAGCCTACCATTTCACAACATCTGAAAGAGTTGAAAAACGCAGGTTTGATTAAAGGGAATATCGAAGGAAATGCAATTTGCTATTGTATTGATGAAACAACTTTCAAAATCCTCAAAAACTATTTTTCTAACATCATCACAGCCGTTACTCAGCAAAAACAGTGCTGTTAA
- the dcm gene encoding DNA (cytosine-5-)-methyltransferase: protein MDKYLTLSETAELLGKNKETLRRWDRDGKLSAVREPISNYRVYRKSEVLELFSDFVQVDTKEPISNAVEPNYEYKVLELFAGAGGLAIGMEKAGLKCVALNEIDKFACQTLRKNRPHWNILEGDIKNFNFSKYKGKADVVTGGFPCQAFSYAGKKLGLADTRGTFFYEFARVVKEVNPPICIGENVRGLLSHDNGKTLQGMISVLDEIGYGVVPIQVLKAINYKVPQKRERLILVGIGKDVTAKFEYPKPYKKIYNLKDALKKGELFDCNVPKSNGAKYPQSKKEVLDLVPPKGYWRDLPLEIQKEFMGGSFHLGGGKTGIARRIGWDEPCLTLTCSPAQKQTERCHPDETRPFTVREYARIQTFPDEWEFAGSLAQQYKQIGNAVPVNLAREVGYSIVKFLNDYYNLSNPK, encoded by the coding sequence ATGGATAAATATTTAACATTGTCAGAAACGGCTGAACTGCTTGGCAAGAACAAAGAAACGCTAAGACGTTGGGACAGGGACGGAAAATTGTCTGCCGTTCGTGAACCGATAAGTAACTATCGTGTTTACCGTAAATCAGAAGTGTTAGAGTTGTTTTCTGATTTTGTTCAGGTTGATACAAAAGAGCCTATTTCAAATGCTGTCGAGCCAAATTATGAATACAAAGTTTTAGAATTATTTGCAGGTGCGGGTGGTTTGGCTATTGGTATGGAAAAAGCAGGTTTGAAGTGTGTTGCTTTGAACGAAATTGACAAATTCGCTTGTCAAACTTTGCGTAAAAACCGACCACATTGGAATATTTTGGAAGGTGATATTAAGAATTTTAACTTTTCAAAATACAAAGGAAAAGCCGATGTTGTTACAGGTGGTTTTCCTTGCCAAGCGTTCAGTTATGCCGGTAAAAAATTAGGGTTGGCAGATACAAGAGGAACATTTTTTTACGAATTTGCAAGAGTTGTAAAGGAAGTCAATCCGCCTATTTGTATTGGCGAAAATGTGCGTGGTTTGTTAAGCCATGACAATGGAAAAACTTTACAAGGAATGATTTCAGTTTTGGATGAAATCGGTTATGGCGTAGTGCCTATTCAAGTTCTGAAAGCCATAAATTATAAGGTTCCTCAAAAAAGAGAACGATTGATTTTGGTTGGCATTGGAAAAGATGTTACTGCAAAATTCGAATACCCGAAACCTTACAAGAAAATTTATAATCTGAAAGATGCTTTAAAAAAAGGCGAATTGTTTGATTGTAATGTACCCAAATCAAACGGAGCAAAATATCCTCAAAGCAAAAAAGAAGTGTTGGATTTAGTACCACCAAAAGGATATTGGCGAGATTTACCTTTGGAAATTCAAAAAGAATTTATGGGCGGAAGTTTTCATTTGGGTGGTGGAAAAACGGGAATTGCCCGAAGAATTGGTTGGGACGAGCCTTGCCTGACTTTAACTTGCAGTCCTGCTCAAAAACAAACTGAAAGATGTCATCCTGATGAAACCAGACCCTTTACCGTTAGAGAATATGCAAGAATACAAACCTTTCCCGATGAATGGGAGTTTGCAGGTTCGTTGGCTCAACAATATAAGCAGATTGGCAATGCTGTTCCAGTAAATTTAGCACGAGAAGTTGGCTATTCGATTGTGAAATTTTTGAATGATTATTACAATTTATCAAATCCTAAATAA
- a CDS encoding Eco47II family restriction endonuclease yields the protein MTNKYVNFISDEHLLNCIENLHKAYLRAKNNISKKSFYTNKVDTIKLTFDAKFNGLNEDDLIQSEILRQIDKSINNSIGTFHEQILGGIKDYEAGNLSGFDIKAKDNTLFADIKNKHNTMNSSSAEALFQKLARYADDYKKAKCYWVQILAKGSFNKLWKGEINGKEYSHSRVYKISGDQFYALLSGQDNALFQLYKALPKAINDYLKSVEKDDSVKENSALEEIISETEKTNRSILDQITFENYSYYLGFDKL from the coding sequence ATGACAAACAAATATGTAAACTTTATTTCAGACGAACATCTATTAAACTGTATTGAAAATTTACACAAAGCCTATTTACGAGCCAAAAACAACATCTCAAAAAAGAGTTTCTACACCAATAAGGTTGATACGATCAAGCTAACTTTTGACGCTAAATTCAATGGCCTCAACGAAGATGATTTAATTCAATCTGAAATTCTTCGACAAATTGACAAATCTATTAATAACTCTATTGGAACGTTTCACGAACAAATTTTAGGCGGAATTAAAGATTACGAAGCTGGGAATTTGAGTGGTTTTGATATAAAAGCAAAAGACAACACGCTTTTTGCTGACATCAAAAACAAGCATAACACGATGAACAGCAGTTCGGCTGAAGCTCTGTTTCAAAAATTAGCCCGTTATGCAGATGACTATAAAAAAGCTAAATGTTATTGGGTTCAGATTTTAGCAAAAGGAAGTTTTAACAAGCTATGGAAAGGTGAAATTAATGGAAAAGAATACAGTCATTCAAGAGTTTATAAAATTTCAGGTGACCAATTTTATGCTTTGCTTTCTGGGCAGGATAATGCACTTTTTCAATTATATAAAGCATTACCAAAAGCCATTAACGACTATTTGAAATCAGTTGAGAAAGACGATAGTGTAAAAGAAAATTCGGCTTTGGAAGAAATCATTTCCGAAACCGAAAAAACTAATCGTTCTATCCTCGACCAAATAACTTTCGAAAATTACAGCTATTATTTAGGATTTGATAAATTGTAA
- a CDS encoding glycosyltransferase produces the protein MSNTSPHYFIVTIGTTGDMYPFLRIAKTLQTLGRKVTFITNFHYENLIRDAGIPFAGAGTEEEFFHTLNNPNIWDPKKGLSTLFAHYSNQLKQYLDAIESASIPTPQVIIAHPLVISGAIIARELNLVKSVVSAYLAPSNLKTCYDPLTIGMSSLSVPRWVPMSWRRGLWWFIEKQRIDPFAVTQVNAARIPLGLPKIHSFLTHIAQAPDLTVTLFPSWFAPTAPDWPRSLIEGDFQLFDTTGQQSFSKELSDFLEAGEKPIVFTPGTGNFHAAKFFACALAAINKIGRRAIFLTKNQAQIPSPLPQSVLWQPYVPLSALLKHTAALVHHGGVGTTAEALRSGTPQLITPFAWDQFDNGTRVTSLGAGRVIPVKKLRPQNLAQELHTLCTSEPIAIQCARLSSHFTSPHYSIALWRKIEQFIFEGNL, from the coding sequence ATGTCTAATACTTCTCCCCACTATTTCATTGTTACTATCGGTACTACTGGCGATATGTATCCATTTTTGCGTATTGCAAAAACACTACAAACTCTCGGACGCAAGGTCACATTCATCACTAATTTCCACTATGAAAATCTTATTCGCGATGCTGGAATTCCTTTTGCCGGTGCAGGGACAGAGGAAGAATTTTTCCATACCCTTAATAATCCAAATATATGGGACCCCAAGAAAGGACTCTCCACGCTTTTTGCCCACTATAGTAATCAGCTAAAGCAATATCTCGATGCCATTGAGTCCGCCTCTATACCCACGCCACAAGTTATCATTGCCCATCCGCTCGTTATATCAGGCGCAATCATCGCCCGTGAGCTTAACCTTGTAAAATCAGTGGTAAGCGCTTATCTGGCGCCCTCGAATCTTAAAACCTGCTATGATCCCCTAACCATTGGTATGAGCTCATTGTCCGTACCTCGCTGGGTACCCATGAGTTGGCGACGTGGTCTTTGGTGGTTTATAGAAAAACAACGTATTGATCCCTTTGCCGTCACTCAAGTTAATGCAGCGAGAATACCTCTAGGGCTTCCTAAGATTCATTCCTTTCTTACCCATATCGCCCAAGCCCCAGACCTTACGGTGACTCTCTTTCCCTCGTGGTTTGCACCTACGGCACCGGACTGGCCACGCTCTTTAATTGAAGGGGATTTTCAGCTATTTGACACCACTGGGCAACAAAGCTTCTCTAAGGAACTCTCTGACTTCCTTGAAGCAGGCGAAAAACCTATTGTGTTCACCCCAGGTACCGGAAATTTCCACGCAGCCAAATTTTTCGCCTGCGCCCTTGCCGCTATCAATAAAATTGGGCGACGTGCTATTTTTCTCACTAAAAACCAAGCCCAGATTCCTTCGCCCCTTCCACAGTCGGTGCTCTGGCAACCCTACGTACCCCTATCAGCTCTTCTGAAACATACCGCAGCACTGGTTCATCATGGGGGCGTTGGCACCACCGCTGAAGCGCTACGCTCTGGAACCCCTCAATTGATTACTCCATTCGCTTGGGATCAATTCGACAATGGCACTCGCGTTACTTCACTCGGTGCCGGTAGAGTGATTCCCGTCAAAAAGCTACGACCCCAAAACCTAGCCCAAGAACTGCATACCCTTTGCACCTCAGAGCCTATTGCTATCCAATGCGCCCGCCTTTCATCTCACTTTACATCGCCTCATTATTCCATTGCTCTATGGCGTAAAATTGAGCAATTTATATTTGAGGGTAATCTATAA
- a CDS encoding DNA-3-methyladenine glycosylase yields MTDLLPRDFYARDSLEVAADLLGALLYQDQILLKITETEAYRWPEDTANHGCVHGRTQRNEALWGPPGLAYVYLCYGIHYLFNVATGEAGQSAAVLIRACEPVAGFELIQSRRRGQLLKPNLLAGPGKIGAALGLNLSWNHHPVYEAGGLEIRAGDQITDYLIGPRVGIDSAKPEHRDAPWRFAIADNPWVSCRSKLRSRAKN; encoded by the coding sequence ATGACTGATTTGTTGCCCCGGGATTTCTATGCTCGGGACTCCCTTGAAGTGGCAGCCGATTTATTAGGGGCTTTGCTATACCAAGATCAAATCCTACTGAAGATCACGGAAACAGAAGCCTATCGCTGGCCAGAGGATACAGCTAATCACGGTTGTGTTCATGGCCGCACCCAAAGAAATGAGGCCCTCTGGGGGCCACCGGGTTTAGCGTATGTCTATTTATGCTATGGGATTCATTATTTGTTTAATGTGGCTACGGGAGAAGCAGGGCAATCAGCCGCCGTATTAATTCGAGCCTGTGAGCCAGTTGCCGGTTTTGAATTGATTCAAAGCCGCCGAAGAGGCCAGTTACTTAAGCCCAACCTTTTAGCGGGCCCTGGCAAGATAGGGGCGGCTTTAGGGTTGAATTTAAGCTGGAATCATCATCCGGTTTATGAAGCAGGAGGGCTTGAGATTCGAGCGGGAGATCAAATCACGGATTATCTTATCGGCCCTCGGGTAGGGATTGATTCGGCTAAGCCTGAACATCGAGATGCCCCGTGGCGATTTGCGATTGCCGATAACCCTTGGGTCAGCTGCCGATCTAAATTGCGTTCTAGGGCTAAAAATTAG